The following coding sequences are from one Paenibacillus tundrae window:
- the purH gene encoding bifunctional phosphoribosylaminoimidazolecarboxamide formyltransferase/IMP cyclohydrolase, with the protein MSIKRALVSVSDKTGIVDFCRELSQMGVEIISTGGTSSLLSKEGVPVIGISDVTGFPEIMDGRVKTLHPAVHSGLLAVRDNEEHTRQMEELGLGYIDLVVVNLYPFQETIAKPDVAYEDAIENIDIGGPTMLRSAAKNHAFVSVVVDAADYSQVLEEVRNSGDTTLETRKRLAAKVFRHTAAYDALISDYLSNVNGDPLPERLTVTYEKLQDLRYGENPHQQAAFYRKPLAAQDTLTTAEQLHGKELSYNNINDANAALQIVKEFEEPAVVAVKHMNPCGVGVGESIYEAYSKAYAADPTSIFGGIVAANRIIDSDTAAKLSEIFLEIVLAPDFTQEALDILTKKKNIRLLKTGELNAARNRESQFVVTSIDGGMIVQQSDVHSIEASELNVVTDRAPSEEELKQLLFGWKVVKHVKSNAIVLAANDMTVGVGAGQMNRVGAAKIAIEQAGEQAKGSILASDAFFPMGDTLELAAKAGITAVIQPGGSIKDEESIKVANEYGIAMVFTGVRHFKH; encoded by the coding sequence GTGAGTATCAAAAGAGCGCTGGTCAGCGTATCGGATAAAACAGGCATCGTGGACTTTTGCCGCGAGCTGTCGCAAATGGGTGTAGAGATTATTTCGACAGGGGGCACAAGCAGCCTATTGTCGAAGGAAGGCGTACCTGTTATCGGAATCTCGGATGTAACTGGATTCCCGGAAATTATGGACGGACGTGTCAAAACATTGCATCCCGCAGTTCATAGTGGATTGCTTGCTGTTCGTGACAACGAAGAACATACACGTCAGATGGAAGAACTCGGCTTAGGCTACATCGACTTGGTTGTTGTTAATCTGTATCCATTCCAGGAGACCATTGCAAAACCGGATGTGGCGTATGAAGATGCCATCGAGAACATCGATATTGGTGGTCCAACTATGCTCCGCTCGGCAGCCAAAAACCATGCTTTTGTCAGTGTTGTTGTAGACGCTGCTGACTACAGCCAAGTGCTGGAGGAAGTACGTAACAGTGGTGATACTACGCTGGAAACACGCAAACGGCTTGCGGCAAAAGTTTTCCGTCATACGGCGGCTTATGATGCACTTATCTCTGATTATCTGTCCAATGTGAATGGTGATCCACTGCCAGAGCGTTTGACCGTTACTTACGAAAAGCTCCAGGATTTGCGTTATGGCGAAAATCCACATCAACAGGCGGCATTCTACCGCAAACCGCTCGCTGCTCAGGATACATTAACGACAGCGGAGCAATTGCACGGTAAAGAATTGTCCTACAACAACATCAATGATGCCAACGCAGCATTGCAGATCGTAAAAGAATTCGAAGAGCCTGCTGTAGTGGCAGTAAAACATATGAATCCTTGCGGCGTAGGTGTCGGCGAGAGCATCTATGAAGCTTATAGCAAAGCATACGCAGCAGATCCAACCTCGATTTTTGGTGGGATTGTTGCAGCTAACCGCATTATCGATAGTGATACCGCGGCTAAATTGAGTGAGATTTTCCTTGAGATCGTCCTGGCTCCTGATTTCACACAAGAGGCGCTTGATATCTTGACGAAGAAGAAAAACATTCGTTTGCTCAAAACGGGCGAATTGAATGCGGCTCGCAATCGTGAGAGCCAATTCGTGGTGACATCCATCGATGGCGGTATGATTGTACAACAATCGGATGTACATTCCATTGAAGCTAGTGAATTGAACGTAGTGACAGATCGTGCACCTTCCGAAGAAGAGCTGAAACAACTGCTGTTTGGCTGGAAAGTGGTTAAACATGTGAAGTCTAACGCGATTGTACTCGCGGCAAATGACATGACTGTAGGTGTTGGCGCTGGACAGATGAATCGTGTTGGTGCAGCCAAAATTGCGATTGAGCAGGCTGGCGAGCAAGCTAAGGGATCAATCTTAGCATCCGATGCATTCTTCCCCATGGGAGATACCCTTGAACTGGCTGCCAAAGCAGGCATTACAGCCGTGATTCAACCTGGCGGTTCGATTAAGGACGAAGAGTCGATCAAAGTAGCAAACGAGTACGGTATCGCTATGGTGTTCACAGGCGTTCGTCACTTCAAACACTAA